Proteins encoded together in one Prochlorococcus marinus str. MIT 9211 window:
- a CDS encoding phenylpyruvate tautomerase MIF-related protein: MPLINIRTSATEITDTNGFLKKVSSKIAELTSKPEIYVMATLEFDAPMLFGGSSEDCCYIEVKSIGGINPSRMSNDLCMLINESLGVQKERIYINFEDIQAKNWGYNATTFG, from the coding sequence ATGCCTCTAATTAATATTCGAACATCCGCAACTGAAATAACAGATACAAATGGATTCCTTAAAAAGGTTTCTTCAAAAATTGCAGAACTTACTTCAAAGCCTGAAATTTATGTTATGGCGACTTTGGAGTTTGATGCTCCCATGCTGTTTGGAGGTAGCTCAGAAGATTGCTGCTACATAGAAGTAAAATCAATAGGAGGAATAAATCCTTCTAGGATGTCAAATGATTTGTGCATGCTTATCAATGAGTCATTAGGCGTTCAAAAAGAAAGAATATATATAAATTTTGAGGATATACAGGCAAAGAACTGGGGTTATAACGCGACTACATTCGGTTAG
- a CDS encoding ABC transporter permease: MNRATALLKYSATRLALAPIMLWLISSMVFLLLRVAPGDPVDAVLGNRADALAREVMRAKLGLDQPLFNQYLNFLNGLIHGDLGESLNTQEPVSQIIVKALPASLELGLTAIIVALVIGFGVGFTGIARPEGKTDLAGRLYGIGTYALPPFWAAMLIQLFFAANLGWFPVGGRFPVTYLPPEGTGFLIIDSLLSGNFLALKDALMHLFLPAGTLGFLLSGIFSRSLRVNLEKTLKAGHIEAARCRGIKERKILLFHALPNSLLPVLTITGLTVASLIGGALLIEITFSWPGIALRLQEAISQRDYPIVQGIIVVISMLVVFIGVFVDLLIALIDPRVSY; encoded by the coding sequence ATGAATAGAGCAACAGCTCTTCTTAAATACTCAGCAACGAGGCTTGCTTTAGCTCCAATCATGCTATGGCTTATATCAAGCATGGTTTTTCTTCTTTTAAGGGTTGCTCCTGGAGATCCTGTAGATGCAGTACTCGGCAACAGAGCCGACGCTCTAGCAAGGGAAGTAATGCGAGCAAAGCTTGGATTAGATCAACCACTATTCAATCAATATTTAAATTTCTTAAATGGTCTTATACATGGAGACCTCGGGGAATCACTAAATACCCAAGAACCAGTCAGTCAAATAATTGTCAAAGCCTTGCCAGCAAGTCTTGAATTAGGGCTTACAGCAATAATTGTTGCATTAGTAATTGGCTTTGGAGTCGGCTTTACTGGCATAGCCAGACCTGAAGGTAAAACAGATTTAGCAGGCCGCTTATATGGGATTGGAACATATGCATTGCCACCCTTCTGGGCAGCAATGTTAATTCAATTATTTTTTGCTGCGAACTTGGGTTGGTTTCCAGTTGGTGGTCGATTCCCAGTTACTTATTTACCCCCCGAAGGCACAGGGTTCTTAATAATCGACAGCCTTCTAAGTGGAAACTTTTTAGCTTTAAAAGATGCACTTATGCATTTATTTCTTCCAGCAGGAACTTTAGGCTTTTTACTAAGTGGTATCTTTAGTCGATCTTTAAGAGTAAACCTCGAAAAAACTTTAAAAGCAGGTCATATTGAAGCAGCAAGATGTAGAGGAATAAAAGAAAGAAAGATTCTTTTATTTCATGCACTTCCTAATTCTTTACTTCCTGTCCTCACAATTACAGGACTAACAGTTGCTTCTTTAATTGGAGGTGCTCTACTAATAGAGATAACATTTTCTTGGCCTGGTATAGCCTTACGGTTGCAAGAGGCAATCAGTCAAAGAGACTATCCAATTGTTCAAGGAATTATTGTAGTAATATCAATGTTAGTGGTGTTTATAGGTGTTTTTGTTGATTTATTAATTGCATTAATTGATCCTAGAGTTAGTTATTAA
- a CDS encoding ABC transporter substrate-binding protein codes for MTLLFKSKAKAYRKLLTLLATSLIIITQTSCKATKESDRIIVASKGKIESLDPAQANKLLAIQLISALGDPLYRINESGLLEPRLAKDYPQISKDGLTISIALREDVLFHDGTPFNADAMAFSIKRFMEIGTLNYVIGEKITKIETPGPFLIRLRLNKPSSSIKGLLSSINLTPVSPKAYLEHQDKFLNKKFIGTGPYQLDSFTPERQRLIPFPRYWDKAPKNLGIDYVSYTTSTSLFSAIKTGQVDVLLSNSVEDGHRLALHKLSKKGKLIEGIGPAMQIGYIAFRSNSAPLDNKILRSALSYSLDRNLISRKVGYGLREPLRSIVPPILKTSKTSPWPKYNPQIARDLFKKAGLCDSNKVTIPLTFRSNVPADKLLALTWQEQLGRDFSDCITVKLNGVESTTVYKQLAEGAYEAVILGWTGEYPDPEAYLSPLLDCTKSQGSTCLEGEAVYGGTFWASNQIKTSLEQSENLQGSQRLEKLSEIEFLAADGAAILPVWLVKPRAWAQPNFSRPKFDGNGRLLLDRLQKAINE; via the coding sequence ATGACCTTATTATTTAAATCCAAAGCCAAGGCCTACAGAAAGCTATTAACATTACTAGCTACTTCTCTAATAATCATCACTCAAACCTCTTGTAAGGCAACTAAAGAATCAGATCGAATAATCGTTGCAAGCAAAGGGAAAATTGAATCGTTAGATCCTGCCCAAGCCAATAAGTTGTTGGCAATTCAACTTATTAGTGCTTTAGGAGACCCTCTATACAGAATTAATGAATCAGGTTTACTTGAGCCAAGACTTGCAAAAGACTATCCTCAGATAAGCAAAGATGGTTTAACTATTTCAATAGCTTTGAGAGAAGATGTACTTTTTCATGACGGGACACCTTTTAATGCAGATGCTATGGCATTTAGTATTAAACGTTTTATGGAAATAGGTACTCTTAATTATGTAATAGGAGAAAAAATAACCAAAATTGAAACACCAGGTCCTTTTTTGATTCGCCTTAGACTAAATAAACCTTCAAGTTCTATAAAAGGATTACTCAGTTCTATAAACCTGACCCCAGTATCTCCCAAAGCATATTTAGAGCATCAGGATAAATTCTTAAACAAAAAATTCATTGGAACAGGTCCCTATCAATTAGATAGCTTTACTCCAGAAAGACAACGTTTAATACCATTCCCACGTTATTGGGATAAAGCCCCAAAAAACCTTGGAATTGACTATGTAAGTTACACAACTTCTACATCTCTTTTTAGCGCAATTAAAACTGGTCAGGTAGATGTTTTATTGTCCAACTCAGTTGAAGATGGGCACCGATTAGCTCTTCATAAACTTTCAAAGAAAGGAAAGCTTATAGAAGGGATTGGACCGGCTATGCAAATTGGATATATTGCCTTTCGTAGTAATTCAGCGCCACTGGATAATAAGATTTTAAGATCGGCCCTTTCATACAGCCTTGATAGAAATCTTATTTCTAGAAAAGTAGGTTATGGGTTAAGAGAGCCTTTAAGATCAATAGTTCCACCTATTCTAAAAACCAGTAAAACATCACCTTGGCCAAAATATAATCCTCAAATTGCAAGAGACTTGTTTAAGAAAGCAGGCTTATGTGATTCCAACAAAGTGACAATCCCTTTGACATTTAGATCAAACGTTCCTGCAGACAAACTATTAGCGCTTACTTGGCAAGAACAATTAGGAAGAGATTTTTCAGATTGTATAACAGTTAAACTCAATGGAGTTGAGTCTACGACTGTATATAAGCAGCTTGCAGAAGGAGCCTATGAAGCAGTCATACTTGGCTGGACTGGAGAATACCCTGATCCAGAGGCATATTTATCACCGTTACTGGACTGCACTAAAAGTCAAGGTTCCACTTGCTTAGAGGGAGAGGCTGTTTATGGTGGAACTTTTTGGGCATCAAATCAAATTAAAACCTCACTTGAACAAAGCGAAAATCTACAAGGTTCTCAAAGACTAGAAAAATTATCCGAAATTGAATTTTTAGCGGCCGATGGAGCCGCAATATTACCTGTTTGGCTTGTAAAGCCTAGAGCTTGGGCTCAACCTAATTTTTCTCGACCAAAGTTTGATGGGAACGGAAGATTATTACTAGACCGTCTTCAAAAAGCAATAAATGAATAG
- a CDS encoding MFS transporter, whose amino-acid sequence MNVLKTTPKLKSWWNQFPPKLRLLTRGRFFASVGAGGVLYLTPLVFNDLSFSASEIGSGLTAAAIAGTITRLITGLYLDKGVHLATPLKIAAINVILADCILLSAHSYSAYVIGELFLGAAAGVYWPSVELAVPASCESFQSSKGFALVRSADALGVSIGALIGAFSALIDAIRLIYCLEIICMFGLIALLDNIKSFHSFKSIGKSKEELSKLKSTQESKDYIRFIPKLFPILVVSLLSTGILSLLQSALPIDLVLGGVNRPAINNSSIGILIAIQLSLLLLIQWPIGNWLTKKDVRFGLGLSLYSFSIGCLLLSLSSIFKEGLILTAIGLIAVSIGLASFLPTATEAIVQISPERYRGITMAVYSQCFGISALLAPLIAGIIIDTNGNAVLLWSLTSFCCIAVTPLIQKIKPIIT is encoded by the coding sequence TTGAACGTCTTGAAGACAACGCCAAAACTCAAATCGTGGTGGAACCAGTTCCCCCCAAAATTACGCCTTCTAACTAGAGGTCGATTTTTTGCTTCTGTAGGAGCTGGTGGTGTTCTTTATTTAACTCCATTGGTTTTCAATGATCTATCTTTTTCAGCAAGTGAAATTGGCAGTGGTCTTACAGCAGCTGCAATTGCTGGAACTATTACAAGATTAATAACTGGCCTTTACCTAGATAAAGGGGTTCATTTAGCCACACCGTTAAAAATAGCTGCAATAAATGTAATTCTTGCTGATTGCATTCTCCTAAGTGCTCACTCATACAGTGCGTATGTAATAGGAGAACTTTTTTTGGGGGCCGCTGCAGGAGTGTATTGGCCATCAGTAGAGTTAGCGGTACCTGCTAGCTGCGAAAGTTTCCAATCCAGCAAAGGCTTTGCTCTCGTGCGAAGCGCTGATGCACTAGGAGTCAGTATTGGTGCATTGATTGGAGCATTTTCGGCATTAATCGACGCTATTAGATTAATTTATTGTTTGGAAATTATTTGCATGTTTGGACTTATTGCTCTGTTAGATAATATAAAGAGCTTCCATAGTTTTAAGTCAATTGGCAAATCTAAAGAAGAGTTATCAAAACTAAAGTCCACACAGGAATCAAAAGACTATATAAGATTTATCCCTAAGCTTTTTCCAATACTAGTTGTAAGTTTGTTATCCACTGGGATTCTTTCACTTTTACAAAGCGCATTGCCAATTGATTTAGTATTAGGAGGAGTTAATAGGCCAGCAATTAATAATAGCTCTATTGGAATACTAATAGCAATACAACTTAGTCTACTATTATTAATTCAGTGGCCAATAGGCAATTGGCTAACAAAAAAGGATGTACGTTTTGGCTTAGGTTTAAGCCTTTACAGTTTTTCAATAGGTTGTTTATTATTGTCTTTGTCAAGCATATTTAAAGAAGGTCTTATTTTGACAGCGATAGGGTTAATAGCTGTCTCAATAGGACTAGCATCTTTTCTTCCTACCGCAACAGAGGCAATAGTACAGATTTCACCTGAGAGATATAGGGGAATTACAATGGCAGTATATTCTCAATGTTTTGGCATTAGCGCCTTATTAGCACCACTAATTGCAGGTATTATTATTGATACAAACGGCAACGCAGTGCTTCTTTGGTCACTTACGAGTTTTTGCTGTATAGCTGTTACACCATTAATCCAAAAGATAAAGCCTATTATTACCTAG
- a CDS encoding chlorophyll a/b binding light-harvesting protein: MQTYGNPEVTYGWWAGNSVVTNRSGRFIASHIGHTGLICFAAGGSTLWELARYNPEIPMGHQSSLFLAHLASIGLGFDEAGVWTGVGVATIAIFHLIFSMVYGGGGLLHAILFEENVEDSEVLQAKKFKLEWNNPDNQTFILGHHLIFFGVACIWFVEWARIHGIYDPAVGAIRQVNYNLDLSMIWERQFDFLAIDSLEDVMGGHAFLAFVEITGGAFHIVAGSTPWEDKRLGEWSKFKGAELLSAEAVLSWSLAGIGWMAIVAAFWCASNTTVYPEAWYGEPLEFKFSVSPYWIDTGDLSDATAFWGHSTRAALANVHYYLGFFFLQGHFWHALRALGFDFKSVTSAIGNEKTATFTIKS; this comes from the coding sequence ATGCAGACCTATGGAAATCCAGAAGTTACCTATGGATGGTGGGCTGGTAATTCTGTGGTTACCAACCGCTCTGGCCGATTTATTGCCTCTCATATAGGCCATACGGGCTTGATCTGCTTTGCGGCTGGTGGCAGCACTCTTTGGGAGCTAGCCAGATATAACCCAGAAATACCTATGGGTCATCAAAGCTCTCTATTTCTGGCACATCTTGCTTCTATTGGGCTTGGCTTTGATGAAGCTGGAGTTTGGACAGGGGTTGGTGTTGCAACCATTGCAATTTTTCACCTTATCTTCTCAATGGTTTATGGAGGAGGAGGACTTCTTCATGCAATCCTATTTGAGGAGAATGTAGAAGATAGTGAAGTCTTACAAGCTAAGAAATTTAAGCTTGAGTGGAATAACCCTGATAATCAGACCTTCATACTTGGCCACCACCTTATATTTTTTGGTGTTGCATGTATTTGGTTTGTTGAATGGGCGAGAATTCACGGAATTTATGATCCTGCAGTAGGAGCAATTCGCCAGGTTAATTACAATCTTGACTTGTCAATGATTTGGGAAAGGCAGTTTGACTTTCTTGCTATTGATAGTCTTGAAGATGTTATGGGTGGCCATGCTTTCTTAGCTTTTGTTGAGATTACTGGGGGTGCTTTTCATATAGTTGCAGGCTCAACCCCTTGGGAAGATAAAAGACTAGGTGAATGGAGTAAGTTTAAAGGAGCAGAACTTCTTTCAGCTGAAGCAGTACTTTCTTGGTCACTAGCTGGCATTGGTTGGATGGCTATTGTTGCAGCTTTCTGGTGTGCTTCTAATACCACTGTTTATCCAGAAGCTTGGTATGGTGAGCCACTTGAATTTAAATTTTCAGTTTCACCATATTGGATAGATACTGGAGATTTATCTGATGCGACTGCTTTTTGGGGGCATTCCACTAGAGCTGCCTTGGCTAATGTGCATTATTATCTAGGCTTCTTCTTCCTTCAAGGTCATTTCTGGCATGCCCTTAGAGCCTTAGGCTTTGACTTCAAGAGTGTCACTAGTGCTATAGGAAATGAAAAGACAGCCACCTTTACTATTAAATCTTGA
- a CDS encoding PfkB family carbohydrate kinase, producing the protein MDTYTSKDLPLFPNLKLAVVGHVEWISFIGVKGLPKPGDIIHASNFREEPAGGGAVAAIQLGKLTKQTVHFFTSLGKDRNGIESYKKLEDNGLKLHVAWKDEPTRKGISFVDEKGERTITVIGKRLQPTSNDSLPWQILDGFDGIFITATDAKGIQLCRNAKNIVATPRVGVQTLKEANIELDALVGSALDLAEQIPIMDLYPQPKKQVATEGAQGGYVIPGGRYKAVKLNHKIIDSYGCGDSFAAGLTAGLAAGWEINKALNLAAKCGAICTTFFGPYI; encoded by the coding sequence ATGGATACCTACACATCCAAAGATTTGCCTTTATTTCCCAATTTAAAACTTGCAGTTGTAGGGCACGTTGAGTGGATAAGTTTCATAGGTGTTAAAGGTCTTCCCAAGCCAGGAGATATTATTCACGCAAGCAACTTTAGAGAGGAACCAGCTGGAGGAGGAGCTGTAGCAGCAATACAACTCGGAAAGCTTACTAAGCAGACTGTTCATTTCTTTACATCATTAGGCAAAGACAGAAATGGAATAGAAAGTTATAAAAAATTAGAAGATAATGGTCTTAAGTTACATGTTGCCTGGAAAGATGAGCCGACCAGGAAAGGGATTAGTTTCGTTGACGAAAAAGGGGAAAGGACAATAACTGTTATCGGTAAAAGACTACAACCTACTTCGAATGACTCTTTGCCATGGCAAATATTAGATGGTTTTGATGGTATTTTCATAACAGCTACAGACGCCAAGGGTATTCAACTTTGCAGAAATGCAAAAAACATTGTTGCCACTCCTAGAGTGGGAGTTCAGACATTAAAAGAAGCCAATATTGAGCTAGATGCGTTAGTTGGGAGTGCACTAGATTTAGCTGAACAAATTCCAATAATGGACCTGTATCCTCAACCTAAAAAACAAGTGGCTACAGAAGGTGCTCAAGGTGGTTACGTAATCCCTGGAGGCAGGTATAAAGCAGTCAAACTAAATCACAAAATAATTGACTCATATGGCTGCGGGGATAGTTTTGCAGCAGGACTAACTGCCGGGTTAGCAGCTGGCTGGGAAATTAACAAAGCCTTAAACCTAGCAGCAAAATGTGGTGCTATATGTACAACTTTCTTTGGACCATATATATAA
- the fldA gene encoding flavodoxin FldA: MTVGIYFATTTGKTEDIAERLHGLLDGAESPRDMSDVDDLNEFTNHEGIICGIPTWNTGADSERSGTAWDALLEEIGSLNLSGKKVAIFGLGDSSTYTENYCDAMEELHRFFKKAGATMVGYVSTKEYTFDESKSAIGDVFCGLPLDEDSESDMTDARISQWSEQLKQEMSGI; the protein is encoded by the coding sequence ATGACTGTAGGCATTTACTTCGCAACAACTACTGGTAAGACAGAGGATATAGCTGAAAGGCTTCATGGCTTGCTTGATGGAGCAGAATCTCCTAGAGATATGTCTGATGTTGATGATTTAAACGAATTTACCAATCATGAAGGAATTATCTGTGGAATTCCTACTTGGAATACTGGAGCTGATTCAGAAAGATCTGGCACAGCATGGGACGCTCTCCTTGAAGAGATAGGCAGCCTAAATCTTTCTGGTAAGAAAGTGGCAATTTTTGGTTTGGGTGATTCATCTACTTATACTGAGAACTATTGCGATGCAATGGAAGAGCTTCACCGCTTTTTTAAAAAGGCTGGAGCAACAATGGTTGGTTATGTAAGTACAAAGGAATATACATTTGATGAGTCAAAGAGTGCTATTGGAGATGTGTTTTGTGGCCTCCCTCTTGATGAAGATAGTGAGTCAGATATGACAGACGCGCGAATATCTCAATGGTCTGAGCAGCTTAAGCAAGAGATGTCAGGAATTTAG
- a CDS encoding alpha/beta hydrolase, whose translation MSSRRSIRRIIALGLLTNLFSCHLRVGQLHAAERVEFHFEDVTIPISIKELSDWSKDVESKMDSGESDSDMNSELAVWLNMLGFESRFALSQSLQAPLVKDKSMARQLLRSWVGRKLLDEVSDVVRLDEDSSGTKVFNTLESLLEDQEKVSALDLLKSLPAEVIHFDLNAWVQVVSSWKDELKGQQKLLTDLRRLSLETNDAFKAKESDIEEGKSLNELKESIYEVVKLNVPHRTEALNVEVWNPLARDEPRKSWIVFMPGLGGDQLHFRWLARSLSHQGWPVVVLDHPGSDSKALNSLVDGSLPAPSGAEVFPYRLSDLRAVLLAREKELFTVPGEKVVLMGHSLGALTAFLASGNLPQTGLLERCKNALDDFSITNLSRLLQCQLVDVPLPTFSEITQLEAIVGINSFGSLLWPDPSTLKLNVPVFLTGGTFDLITPALSEQLGLLLSTKPNPFSRVLVIEGASHFSPIRVKNQTDHSKGEDLFQLGEALVGTYPLSVQGLLASQIIRYLDQLEDGKPLPTLENTTNMNLKFHILDHSTTRKVIGN comes from the coding sequence TTGTCTTCAAGACGTTCAATAAGAAGAATAATTGCTCTTGGTTTGTTAACCAACTTGTTTTCTTGCCATTTAAGAGTTGGTCAGCTGCATGCTGCTGAAAGAGTTGAGTTTCATTTTGAAGATGTGACTATTCCAATTTCTATAAAGGAATTGTCAGATTGGAGTAAAGATGTTGAATCGAAAATGGATTCCGGCGAATCTGATAGTGATATGAATTCAGAATTAGCTGTTTGGTTAAATATGCTTGGGTTTGAAAGTAGGTTCGCATTATCTCAATCTCTACAGGCTCCTCTTGTTAAAGATAAAAGCATGGCAAGACAGCTATTAAGGAGCTGGGTTGGGCGAAAGCTGTTAGATGAAGTAAGTGATGTTGTCCGATTAGATGAGGATAGTTCCGGGACAAAAGTTTTTAATACTTTGGAGTCATTGCTTGAGGATCAAGAAAAGGTCTCTGCTTTAGATTTATTGAAATCATTGCCAGCTGAAGTCATTCATTTTGATTTAAACGCATGGGTTCAGGTGGTTAGTAGTTGGAAAGATGAGTTAAAAGGTCAGCAAAAGCTTCTAACAGACCTAAGAAGACTTTCTTTAGAAACAAATGATGCCTTCAAGGCAAAAGAATCCGATATAGAAGAAGGTAAGTCTCTTAATGAATTAAAAGAATCAATATATGAAGTGGTCAAATTGAATGTTCCACATCGAACTGAAGCTTTGAATGTTGAAGTATGGAATCCACTAGCAAGGGATGAGCCTCGTAAAAGTTGGATTGTTTTTATGCCCGGATTAGGTGGTGATCAATTACATTTCCGTTGGCTTGCCCGAAGTCTCAGTCATCAGGGTTGGCCAGTTGTAGTTCTTGATCACCCTGGTAGTGATTCGAAGGCTCTTAATTCATTGGTTGATGGCAGCCTTCCTGCCCCAAGCGGAGCAGAAGTATTTCCTTATAGGCTTTCTGATTTGCGTGCGGTTCTATTAGCTAGAGAGAAGGAGCTGTTTACGGTTCCTGGTGAAAAAGTTGTTTTAATGGGTCATTCATTAGGAGCGCTAACTGCATTTCTTGCATCAGGAAATCTCCCTCAAACAGGGTTGCTTGAACGTTGCAAAAATGCGCTTGATGATTTTTCTATTACAAACCTTTCAAGACTTCTGCAATGTCAATTGGTAGATGTTCCACTCCCAACTTTCTCTGAGATCACTCAGTTAGAGGCAATAGTAGGTATTAATAGTTTTGGTAGTTTGCTTTGGCCTGATCCTTCTACCTTAAAATTAAATGTACCTGTATTTCTTACAGGAGGAACCTTTGATTTAATTACTCCAGCTCTTAGTGAGCAATTAGGCCTACTGCTTTCTACTAAACCTAATCCATTTAGTAGAGTCCTAGTTATTGAAGGGGCAAGTCATTTTTCCCCAATAAGAGTTAAAAATCAGACTGATCATTCTAAAGGAGAGGACCTCTTTCAATTAGGTGAGGCTTTGGTCGGGACTTATCCATTGTCAGTACAAGGGTTGCTTGCTTCACAAATAATACGTTATCTGGATCAATTGGAGGATGGTAAACCTCTTCCGACTTTAGAGAATACAACTAATATGAATTTAAAATTTCATATTTTAGATCATTCCACTACTAGAAAAGTTATTGGAAATTAA
- a CDS encoding DUF2834 domain-containing protein, protein MPSKRYFLSCIYVLLAILGAVLPMLANIDFINNYGPSFDLDNFIKLANINPAAQSLSRDLFIGAGATTIWMFSEARRLKIKHFWLVIISMFVIAFAFAAPLFLFLRELRMIELEKDGFIFEYN, encoded by the coding sequence ATGCCTAGCAAGCGTTACTTTCTGAGTTGTATTTACGTATTGCTTGCCATTCTCGGCGCTGTTCTACCTATGCTAGCTAATATTGACTTTATAAACAATTATGGTCCGTCTTTCGATCTTGATAACTTTATAAAACTTGCAAATATAAATCCAGCGGCACAGTCTCTTTCTAGAGATTTATTTATAGGAGCGGGTGCAACGACTATATGGATGTTTTCTGAAGCACGTAGATTAAAAATCAAGCATTTTTGGCTAGTAATTATTAGTATGTTTGTTATTGCTTTTGCATTCGCGGCTCCATTGTTTCTCTTTTTAAGAGAGCTTCGAATGATAGAGCTAGAAAAAGATGGATTTATCTTTGAATATAATTAA
- a CDS encoding pentapeptide repeat-containing protein: protein MIKYRLLLRLVAFLLGGFLLITPYSSAHAVLQEGDEVPNYVRSQITGIDLHGQDLSKSSIAGATARDANLSDVDLHGTVVTLADLKGSNLNGIDLTDTLSDRVNFQKTDLRNAVLVNMIASGSSFAGALIAGADFSDSVLDRDDQRNLCEIAEGVNPKTGIATRDSLECSDNLGGYKPAMPGS from the coding sequence ATGATTAAATATCGACTCCTTTTACGCCTGGTTGCTTTTCTTCTGGGAGGATTTCTTTTGATTACTCCTTACAGCTCAGCTCATGCTGTTTTGCAAGAAGGAGATGAAGTGCCTAATTATGTACGTTCACAAATTACTGGCATTGACCTTCATGGCCAAGATTTATCGAAGTCTTCTATTGCTGGGGCTACTGCAAGAGATGCGAATCTAAGCGATGTAGATCTTCATGGGACTGTCGTAACTTTAGCTGACTTAAAGGGATCAAACCTTAATGGGATTGATTTAACAGATACTCTTTCTGACCGAGTCAATTTTCAAAAAACCGACTTAAGAAATGCCGTTCTAGTAAATATGATTGCATCAGGTAGTAGTTTCGCTGGGGCTCTTATAGCTGGCGCAGACTTTAGTGATTCGGTTTTAGATAGGGATGATCAACGTAACTTATGCGAAATTGCAGAAGGAGTTAATCCAAAAACGGGTATCGCAACAAGGGATAGCCTTGAGTGCTCAGACAATTTAGGAGGCTATAAGCCAGCTATGCCAGGTTCATAG